One Pontibacillus yanchengensis DNA window includes the following coding sequences:
- the mutS gene encoding DNA mismatch repair protein MutS has protein sequence MANYTPMMQQYLKIKAQQKDAFLFFRLGDFYELFFDDATRAAQELEITLTSREGGEDGRIPMCGVPYHSAANYIKNLVEKGYKVAICEQVEDPKEAKGVVRREVVQLVTPGTVMDGVMLDEEENNYLASLTPFDDGTFVIAYNDLTTGENSVAMLTDGFDGVLSELFNRPVKEIVVPTDLDAEYQTSLQERLGVTISKEDRTEITEGYQSLVQNLHQDKLKIGFGRLFYYIQETQKRSMDHLKEVQYIELNQFMKLDMYSKRNLELMETIRKQGKKGSLLWVLDHTVTSMGSRMLKKWVERPLLKRQLIEDRYNQVEGFLEQFFERETLREALQSVYDLERLAGRVSYGNVNARDLIQLKHSIGKIPEIKSILQSFSQPELKELGEQLHPLQDVYQLLDESIYDDPPITIKEGGLIKDGFNNQLDDYRDAARNGKQWIAELERKEREATNIKSLKVGYNRVFGYYIEVTKANLHHLPEGRYERKQTLTNAERYITPDLKEKESLILEAQEKSVELEYDMFIKVREQVKEYIPSLQHLAEQICSIDVLQGFATVSEHNQYARPELVDNRDIYIEQGRHPVVEKVMKEDTFVPNDVNMQDESDILLITGPNMSGKSTYMRQLALTAVMAQIGCFVPCSYARLPIFDQIFTRIGAADDLVSGQSTFMVEMMEAKHALTKATDRSLILLDEIGRGTSTYDGMALAQAIVEYIHGNIGAKTLFSTHYHELTELEKSLNHLTNVHVRAEEYEGKVVFLHQIQKGAADESYGIHVAKLAELPEPLIERANAILKQLEGSSEVNETPLYGHEDDHQLTLFEPKEKPVQVETESKSTREETKVIEQLKDLDLLELNPIEAMNHLYQLQKQLKK, from the coding sequence ATGGCAAACTATACACCAATGATGCAGCAATATTTGAAGATAAAGGCTCAGCAAAAAGATGCCTTTTTATTTTTTCGCTTAGGGGATTTTTATGAATTATTCTTTGATGATGCCACTAGAGCAGCTCAAGAATTAGAAATAACATTAACAAGTCGAGAAGGTGGGGAAGATGGCCGCATTCCGATGTGTGGTGTTCCTTATCATTCAGCAGCCAACTACATAAAGAACCTTGTTGAGAAGGGGTACAAGGTAGCCATTTGTGAGCAAGTTGAGGATCCGAAAGAAGCTAAAGGAGTTGTAAGGCGTGAAGTTGTACAACTTGTGACCCCAGGAACAGTGATGGATGGTGTTATGCTTGATGAAGAAGAGAATAACTACCTGGCTTCTTTAACTCCATTTGATGATGGAACCTTTGTGATTGCGTATAATGACTTAACTACAGGAGAAAACAGCGTCGCCATGCTAACTGATGGATTTGATGGTGTGCTAAGTGAGCTGTTTAATCGTCCTGTTAAGGAAATTGTGGTTCCTACCGATTTAGATGCTGAATACCAAACCTCTTTACAGGAGCGCTTAGGTGTCACCATATCAAAAGAAGATCGCACTGAGATTACAGAAGGCTATCAATCTCTTGTTCAAAACTTACATCAAGATAAGTTGAAAATCGGGTTTGGAAGACTCTTTTATTATATACAAGAAACCCAAAAGCGATCGATGGACCACCTGAAAGAAGTACAATATATTGAGTTAAATCAATTTATGAAACTCGATATGTACTCGAAACGAAACCTTGAGTTGATGGAGACGATACGTAAGCAAGGTAAAAAAGGTAGTTTGCTATGGGTGTTAGATCATACAGTCACATCAATGGGTTCAAGAATGTTAAAGAAATGGGTCGAACGACCTCTGTTAAAGAGACAGTTAATTGAAGACCGTTATAACCAAGTAGAGGGGTTCTTAGAACAGTTCTTTGAACGAGAGACATTGAGAGAAGCTCTTCAATCTGTCTATGACCTCGAACGACTAGCGGGGCGGGTTTCATATGGAAATGTAAACGCCAGAGACCTCATTCAATTAAAGCACTCAATTGGAAAAATACCTGAAATTAAGTCTATTCTTCAATCATTCTCACAACCTGAATTGAAGGAATTAGGAGAGCAATTACATCCTCTACAAGACGTTTATCAATTATTGGATGAAAGTATTTATGATGATCCACCTATTACCATTAAAGAAGGTGGCTTGATTAAAGATGGCTTTAATAATCAACTGGATGACTATCGAGATGCAGCACGCAATGGTAAGCAATGGATAGCCGAATTAGAACGAAAAGAACGGGAAGCGACCAACATAAAATCACTTAAAGTTGGCTATAATCGCGTTTTCGGCTATTATATTGAAGTAACAAAAGCAAACTTACATCACCTTCCTGAAGGACGATATGAACGTAAACAAACGCTTACCAATGCAGAGCGGTATATTACACCAGATCTAAAAGAAAAAGAGTCCTTAATCCTTGAAGCACAAGAAAAAAGTGTAGAACTTGAATACGATATGTTTATTAAGGTTCGTGAACAAGTGAAGGAGTATATTCCTTCTTTACAACATTTGGCCGAACAAATATGCAGTATTGATGTCTTGCAAGGTTTTGCAACGGTTAGTGAACATAATCAATACGCTAGACCAGAGTTAGTCGACAATCGGGATATTTATATCGAACAAGGGCGTCATCCAGTTGTAGAAAAGGTTATGAAAGAAGATACGTTCGTTCCAAATGATGTAAATATGCAAGATGAGTCAGATATATTGCTTATTACAGGTCCGAACATGAGTGGTAAAAGTACGTATATGCGTCAGCTAGCTTTAACGGCTGTTATGGCACAAATTGGTTGCTTTGTTCCATGTTCGTATGCGCGACTACCGATTTTTGATCAGATATTCACTAGAATCGGTGCAGCCGACGACCTAGTTTCAGGACAAAGTACGTTTATGGTAGAAATGATGGAAGCAAAGCATGCTTTAACAAAAGCCACCGATCGAAGCTTAATTCTATTGGATGAAATAGGCCGCGGGACAAGTACTTATGATGGCATGGCGTTGGCTCAAGCTATAGTGGAATATATCCATGGAAATATTGGTGCCAAGACGTTATTTTCTACTCATTATCATGAACTTACGGAACTAGAAAAATCCTTAAACCATTTAACGAATGTTCACGTACGTGCAGAAGAGTACGAAGGGAAAGTCGTTTTCCTTCATCAAATCCAAAAAGGCGCTGCTGATGAGAGTTACGGCATTCATGTGGCAAAACTAGCCGAGTTACCAGAACCTCTTATCGAACGTGCCAATGCGATTTTGAAACAATTAGAAGGTTCATCTGAAGTGAACGAGACTCCATTATATGGTCATGAGGATGATCATCAACTTACTTTATTTGAGCCAAAGGAAAAACCAGTGCAGGTCGAAACGGAATCAAAGAGTACAAGGGAAGAGACCAAAGTGATTGAACAACTGAAGGACCTTGACCTTTTAGAGTTAAATCCAATAGAAGCCATGAATCACTTGTATCAGTTACAGAAACAGCTTAAGAAATAA
- the cotE gene encoding outer spore coat protein CotE yields the protein MSFFDQEYREIITKAVCGKGRKFTQDTNTVTPSHRPTSILGCWVINHIYNAKKKGDYVEVSGSYDINVWYSYNDNTKTEVVTEKVHYTDRVPLSVKDENCLDCDFEVLARVVQQPNCLEARIANQGHKIVVEVEREFIVEVVGETKLCVKVDPDGCLHDDDWHYDVSSDDFSSVDPDFLAHEEEE from the coding sequence ATGTCATTTTTTGATCAAGAGTATCGTGAGATCATAACAAAGGCAGTGTGTGGTAAAGGGCGTAAGTTTACGCAGGATACTAATACTGTCACACCATCTCATCGCCCAACAAGCATTTTAGGGTGCTGGGTTATCAACCACATTTATAATGCAAAGAAAAAGGGTGATTACGTAGAGGTTTCAGGTAGTTATGACATCAATGTTTGGTATTCATATAACGATAATACCAAAACAGAGGTTGTCACAGAGAAGGTTCATTACACCGATAGAGTTCCGCTGTCAGTTAAAGATGAAAACTGCTTAGACTGCGATTTTGAAGTACTTGCACGTGTCGTACAGCAACCAAATTGTTTGGAAGCACGTATTGCAAACCAAGGACATAAAATTGTTGTAGAAGTAGAGCGTGAATTTATCGTAGAGGTTGTCGGGGAAACAAAATTATGTGTCAAAGTAGACCCAGATGGATGTCTGCATGATGATGACTGGCACTATGATGTTTCAAGTGACGACTTCTCAAGTGTAGATCCAGATTTCCTTGCTCATGAAGAAGAGGAATAA
- a CDS encoding RicAFT regulatory complex protein RicA family protein produces the protein MANYTRNEVIERAQGLAKAMSETPEIDRFKQVEAKINDNKKVQDYISRIKALQKQAVNFQYYEKTEALKKVEAEIDRLQGELDAIPVVQEFKETQTDVNDFLQLVTSTIANEVTNEIIRETGGDLLKGTTGSALDTSDSCDH, from the coding sequence ATGGCAAATTATACACGAAATGAAGTAATTGAAAGAGCGCAAGGACTAGCAAAAGCGATGAGTGAAACTCCTGAAATAGATCGTTTCAAGCAAGTAGAAGCAAAAATTAACGACAATAAAAAAGTTCAAGATTACATTAGTCGTATTAAAGCTTTGCAGAAGCAAGCAGTTAACTTTCAATACTATGAAAAGACAGAAGCGTTGAAGAAAGTAGAAGCTGAAATAGATCGTTTGCAAGGTGAGTTAGATGCAATCCCTGTTGTTCAGGAATTTAAAGAAACTCAAACTGATGTAAATGACTTTCTGCAACTTGTTACAAGCACGATAGCAAATGAAGTAACAAATGAAATTATTCGTGAAACAGGTGGAGACCTTTTAAAAGGTACAACAGGCTCTGCTCTTGATACTAGCGACTCTTGTGATCATTAA
- the miaB gene encoding tRNA (N6-isopentenyl adenosine(37)-C2)-methylthiotransferase MiaB yields the protein MNEQQRKEMNQIKDNPADKKSVEDKPLSEKTSEDFAKYFESTYQPPSLKSAKKRGKEDVNVHYDFEIPEDIQGIGEGKKFLIRTYGCQMNEHDTEVMAGILSEMGYESTADQHEADIILLNTCAIRENAENKVFGEIGHLKALKREKPDLILGVCGCMSQEESVVNRILQKHQFVDLIFGTHNIHRLPQLVQEAIFGKEMVVEVWSKEGDIVENLPRQRKGNIKAWVNIMYGCDKFCTYCIVPYTRGKERSRLPEDIIQEVRQLAAQGYKEVTLLGQNVNAYGKDFEDRTFGLGDLMNEIHKIDIPRVRFTTSHPRDFDDRLIEVLAQGGNLLDHIHLPVQSGSSEVLKIMARKYTRERYLELVGKIREAMPNATLTTDIIVGFPNETEEQFQETLSLVEEVGFEGAYTFIYSPREGTPAAKMQDNVPMEVKKERLQRLNAVVNHQAAQAMKKYEGEIVDVLVEGESKKNADVLAGHTHRNKLVNFRAPRSTIGEIVKVKITNAKTWSLDGELLETAEVK from the coding sequence ATGAATGAACAACAGAGAAAAGAAATGAATCAAATTAAGGACAATCCAGCGGACAAAAAATCCGTCGAGGATAAACCGTTAAGTGAAAAAACATCTGAAGACTTTGCGAAATATTTTGAAAGTACCTATCAACCTCCTTCTTTAAAGAGCGCGAAAAAGCGCGGAAAAGAGGATGTAAATGTTCATTATGATTTTGAAATTCCAGAAGATATTCAAGGTATAGGGGAAGGAAAGAAATTCCTAATTCGTACGTACGGATGTCAGATGAATGAACATGATACAGAGGTTATGGCTGGTATATTGTCAGAAATGGGATATGAGTCCACGGCAGATCAGCATGAAGCAGATATCATTCTATTAAATACATGCGCAATTCGCGAGAATGCTGAAAATAAGGTGTTTGGTGAAATTGGACATCTGAAGGCATTGAAACGTGAAAAACCAGACCTGATTTTAGGTGTGTGTGGGTGCATGTCCCAAGAAGAATCTGTGGTTAACCGAATTCTTCAAAAGCACCAATTCGTCGATCTTATTTTTGGTACACATAATATCCATCGTTTACCTCAACTTGTACAAGAAGCAATTTTTGGTAAAGAAATGGTTGTAGAAGTATGGTCAAAAGAAGGCGATATCGTTGAAAACCTTCCTCGTCAACGTAAAGGGAACATAAAGGCATGGGTCAACATAATGTATGGCTGTGACAAGTTCTGTACGTACTGTATTGTTCCATACACACGAGGAAAAGAACGTAGCCGTTTACCAGAGGACATTATTCAAGAAGTGCGTCAACTGGCAGCACAAGGATACAAAGAGGTTACACTTCTTGGTCAAAACGTAAACGCTTATGGGAAAGATTTTGAAGACCGTACCTTTGGGCTTGGAGATTTAATGAATGAAATTCACAAGATTGATATTCCACGTGTTCGATTTACGACTTCCCATCCACGTGACTTTGATGATCGTTTGATTGAAGTATTAGCTCAAGGAGGTAACCTTCTAGATCATATTCATCTTCCGGTACAATCAGGAAGCTCTGAAGTTCTAAAAATTATGGCTCGTAAATATACACGTGAACGTTATTTAGAGTTAGTTGGAAAGATTCGTGAAGCGATGCCTAACGCTACACTAACCACTGATATAATTGTAGGATTCCCAAACGAAACGGAAGAACAGTTCCAAGAAACACTTTCATTAGTTGAAGAAGTTGGTTTTGAAGGAGCTTATACCTTTATTTATTCTCCAAGAGAAGGAACTCCTGCTGCTAAGATGCAAGATAATGTTCCAATGGAAGTGAAAAAGGAACGCTTACAACGCTTAAATGCTGTAGTTAACCATCAGGCAGCTCAAGCAATGAAGAAATATGAAGGTGAAATTGTAGATGTGTTAGTGGAAGGTGAGAGTAAGAAAAATGCTGATGTCTTAGCTGGACATACTCACCGAAACAAGCTCGTTAATTTCCGTGCTCCACGCTCTACAATCGGTGAAATTGTAAAAGTTAAAATTACGAATGCAAAAACATGGTCTCTTGATGGAGAACTGTTAGAAACAGCAGAGGTGAAATAA
- a CDS encoding glycine C-acetyltransferase, producing MKGFEHIQQELEEMKQEGTFRELIPLESAQGSRVTIKGKDVIQLSSNNYLGLTSHPRMKDAAEKAIETYGVGTGSVRTIAGTLKMHEDFEEKLAKFKHTEAALVFQSGFTTNQGVLSSMLTNQDVVISDELNHASIIDGIRLTKAGRKIYKHVDVDSLEEKLKESAEYRTKLVVTDGVFSMDGDIAPLPEIVEVAEKYGALVMVDDAHASGVLGENGRGTVNHFGLDGRVHIQVGTLSKAVGVLGGYVATTQVLKDYLIHKGRPFLFSTSHPPAVTAACDAAVTVLLEEPELIDKLWENTEFFKEGLEKLGFDTGISKTPITPVMIGDDALTHKFSDELFNEGVFAQGIVFPTVPKGKARIRTIVTAEHSKEELQEALDAFQRAAKTLNIL from the coding sequence ATGAAAGGATTTGAACATATCCAACAGGAATTAGAAGAAATGAAGCAGGAAGGTACATTTCGGGAGTTGATTCCTCTTGAATCGGCACAAGGTTCTCGTGTAACGATTAAAGGAAAAGATGTTATTCAGCTATCTTCCAATAACTATTTAGGGCTAACCTCCCATCCACGAATGAAGGATGCAGCTGAAAAAGCCATTGAAACCTATGGTGTAGGGACAGGCTCTGTGCGTACGATTGCCGGAACTTTAAAGATGCATGAAGACTTTGAAGAAAAGCTGGCTAAATTTAAACATACTGAAGCGGCGCTTGTGTTCCAATCAGGGTTTACAACGAATCAGGGTGTTTTATCCTCTATGCTAACAAATCAAGATGTCGTTATATCTGATGAACTTAATCATGCGTCAATCATTGATGGAATTCGATTGACAAAAGCAGGCCGTAAAATTTACAAGCATGTTGATGTAGATTCTCTTGAAGAGAAATTAAAAGAATCAGCTGAATACAGAACAAAGTTAGTCGTTACAGATGGTGTCTTTTCAATGGATGGGGACATTGCCCCATTACCTGAAATTGTTGAGGTAGCTGAAAAATATGGTGCTCTTGTAATGGTGGATGATGCGCATGCAAGTGGTGTTCTAGGTGAAAATGGCCGCGGAACAGTAAATCATTTTGGATTGGATGGACGAGTACATATTCAAGTCGGGACACTTAGTAAAGCTGTTGGGGTGTTAGGTGGATATGTTGCTACAACACAAGTATTAAAGGATTACTTGATTCATAAAGGGCGTCCTTTCTTATTTAGTACATCTCATCCACCAGCAGTAACAGCAGCTTGTGATGCAGCTGTTACTGTTCTGTTAGAAGAGCCTGAATTGATTGATAAGCTGTGGGAAAATACAGAATTCTTTAAGGAAGGTTTAGAAAAGCTTGGTTTTGATACTGGGATTAGTAAAACACCAATCACTCCTGTCATGATAGGTGATGATGCATTAACTCACAAATTTTCCGATGAGTTATTTAACGAAGGTGTTTTTGCACAAGGAATTGTATTCCCAACCGTACCAAAAGGAAAAGCACGAATCCGTACGATTGTTACAGCTGAGCATTCGAAGGAAGAATTACAAGAAGCATTAGATGCGTTCCAACGTGCCGCTAAAACGTTAAACATTTTATAA
- the tdh gene encoding L-threonine 3-dehydrogenase, translated as MDGTMKAIVKHHKGEGAQLQEVPIPNIREDEVLIKVKATSICGTDVHIYNWDEWSASRVQTPYVFGHEFAGEVVKTGEHVTKVEVGNYVSAETHIVCHKCPQCLTGQYHICENTQIIGVDTQGCFAEYVALPESNLWVNPSDMPTDIASVQEPMGNAVHTVLNGEVAGKNVAIIGCGPIGLMAVGVAKAAGASQVVAFDVNPYRLQLAEQMGATTVINSGNEDPVEKAKTLTNGHGVDVVCEMSGHPTAMDQGFKMITNGGRVSILSLPVRPVTLDVTNDIVFKGVQVQGITGRKMFKTWQQVSRLLQSKQVDLTPIITHHLPLEEFENGFSLMNQGHCGKVVLHPNG; from the coding sequence ATGGATGGAACAATGAAGGCAATCGTCAAACATCATAAGGGTGAGGGAGCTCAGCTTCAAGAAGTACCGATTCCTAACATAAGGGAAGACGAAGTACTGATTAAGGTGAAAGCAACCTCCATTTGTGGAACAGATGTTCACATATATAACTGGGATGAGTGGTCAGCAAGTCGTGTGCAAACACCGTATGTATTTGGACATGAGTTTGCAGGAGAAGTTGTTAAAACTGGAGAACATGTTACTAAGGTAGAAGTAGGGAATTATGTTAGTGCGGAAACCCATATAGTATGTCACAAATGTCCGCAATGCTTAACGGGACAATACCATATATGTGAAAACACGCAAATTATTGGAGTAGATACACAAGGCTGTTTCGCGGAATACGTTGCTCTTCCAGAGAGTAATCTATGGGTGAACCCCTCAGATATGCCTACGGATATTGCTTCTGTACAGGAACCGATGGGGAATGCTGTCCATACTGTTCTGAACGGTGAAGTTGCTGGGAAGAACGTAGCAATAATTGGTTGTGGACCTATTGGGTTAATGGCAGTAGGTGTGGCCAAAGCTGCAGGAGCTTCTCAAGTGGTGGCGTTTGATGTTAATCCATATCGGTTACAATTAGCCGAGCAAATGGGGGCAACCACGGTTATTAATTCTGGTAACGAAGACCCTGTTGAGAAAGCAAAGACCCTTACAAATGGGCATGGGGTTGATGTCGTTTGTGAAATGAGTGGACATCCAACAGCGATGGATCAAGGCTTTAAAATGATTACAAATGGAGGGCGTGTTTCGATTCTAAGTCTTCCAGTAAGACCAGTTACCCTTGATGTCACAAATGATATTGTATTTAAAGGAGTTCAAGTCCAAGGAATCACAGGTAGAAAAATGTTTAAGACATGGCAACAAGTGTCAAGGTTGTTACAATCAAAACAAGTTGACTTGACTCCAATTATCACCCATCACTTACCTTTAGAAGAATTTGAGAATGGATTCTCATTAATGAATCAGGGTCATTGTGGAAAAGTAGTATTACATCCTAATGGATAA
- a CDS encoding 2-oxoacid:ferredoxin oxidoreductase subunit beta, translated as MATFKDFRNKNKPNWCPGCGDFSVQAAIQRAAANIGLEPEELVLVSGIGCSGRISGYINSYGFHGVHGRSLPLAQGVKMANKDLTVIASGGDGDGFAIGMGHTIHAIRRNMNITYIVMDNQIYGLTKGQTSPRSDAGFITKSTPEGSIESSMNVMELALSSGATFLAQSFSSDVKELISLIEKGVQHDGFSFINVFSPCVTYNKVNTYDWFKRNLVKLSTIEHYDPSNRAEAMRVLLEHNSLVTGLIYQDKDKKSYQEYIHGYDSKPLSQSRLYMSSDVFDKLVEEFK; from the coding sequence ATGGCTACATTTAAAGATTTTCGTAATAAAAACAAACCAAATTGGTGCCCTGGTTGTGGAGATTTCTCCGTTCAGGCAGCCATTCAACGTGCTGCAGCAAATATTGGGTTAGAACCAGAAGAACTTGTTCTCGTTTCTGGGATTGGTTGTTCAGGTAGAATTTCAGGTTATATTAATTCCTATGGCTTTCATGGTGTTCATGGTAGGTCCCTTCCCTTAGCTCAAGGGGTGAAGATGGCCAATAAAGACTTAACTGTTATTGCTTCAGGTGGAGATGGAGATGGGTTTGCGATTGGTATGGGACATACAATACATGCTATAAGAAGAAATATGAATATAACCTATATCGTAATGGATAATCAGATTTATGGTTTAACGAAAGGGCAAACATCTCCCAGGAGTGATGCAGGGTTTATTACGAAAAGTACTCCTGAGGGGTCGATTGAATCATCAATGAACGTAATGGAACTAGCTTTATCTTCTGGAGCTACCTTTTTGGCGCAAAGTTTTTCAAGTGATGTGAAGGAACTAATATCCTTGATTGAAAAAGGCGTACAACATGATGGTTTTTCCTTTATCAATGTATTTAGTCCATGCGTAACGTATAACAAAGTAAATACGTATGATTGGTTTAAGCGAAATCTAGTTAAACTCTCAACTATTGAACATTATGATCCATCAAATAGAGCTGAGGCTATGCGTGTGCTTTTAGAACATAATAGCCTGGTAACAGGTTTGATTTATCAAGATAAAGATAAAAAATCATATCAAGAATATATTCATGGGTATGATTCAAAACCATTAAGTCAATCAAGGTTGTATATGTCTTCTGATGTATTCGATAAGCTAGTAGAAGAATTTAAGTAG
- a CDS encoding 2-oxoacid:acceptor oxidoreductase subunit alpha, translated as MKTQLSWKVGGQQGEGIESTGEIFSMALNRLGYYLYGYRHFSSRIKGGHTNNKIRVSTEKIRSITDDLDILVAFDQETIDVNASELHEQGYILADSKFTPTKSDDVKATLFAIPFSEIAKELGNPLMKNMVAIGATASLLQLDIESFRAVVQDIFGRKGEYVVNQNMEAIEKGVASLQAQLPFSHTSMKLAKADGNTRMFMIGNDAIALGFLAGGCRFMAAYPITPASEIMEYLIKKLPEFGGTVIQTEDEIAAATMAIGANYGGVRTITASAGPGLSLMMESIGLAGMTETPLVIVDTQRGGPSTGLPTKQEQSDLVAMIYGTHGEIPKVVIAPSTVEEAFHDAVEALNVADEYQCPVILLSDLQLSLGKQTVDPLDYRTITIRRGKIDNKRQVEEQDSKENIKRYQVTPDGISPRVFPGTKNGIFHVTGVEHNEYGKPSESASNRKEQMDKRLRKLIHLPDTFPTPIYMNQTCDEADLLLIGFNSTRGALEEVQHQLQQDGYSVNHAQIRLIHPFPTTHLLPLLKTAKKVMVVEHNATGQLASIIKMNAGFHEKIESITSYDGTPFLPRALYHACKELL; from the coding sequence ATGAAAACGCAACTCTCATGGAAAGTTGGAGGTCAACAAGGAGAGGGGATTGAGAGTACCGGTGAAATCTTCTCTATGGCATTGAATCGTTTAGGTTATTATTTATATGGATATCGCCATTTTTCTTCCCGTATTAAAGGGGGACATACCAATAATAAAATAAGAGTCTCTACAGAGAAAATTAGATCAATAACAGATGATTTAGATATACTTGTGGCGTTTGATCAAGAAACTATAGATGTGAATGCTAGCGAATTACATGAACAAGGATATATCCTCGCAGATTCTAAATTCACGCCTACTAAATCTGATGATGTAAAAGCGACATTGTTTGCCATTCCTTTTTCGGAGATTGCAAAAGAACTAGGAAACCCTCTTATGAAAAACATGGTTGCAATAGGGGCGACAGCTTCTTTGTTACAACTAGATATTGAGTCATTTCGTGCGGTTGTTCAAGATATCTTTGGACGTAAAGGAGAATACGTCGTAAATCAAAATATGGAGGCCATTGAGAAAGGAGTCGCTTCGTTACAAGCGCAATTACCATTTTCACATACTTCTATGAAATTAGCGAAAGCAGACGGTAACACACGTATGTTCATGATAGGGAATGATGCTATAGCTCTAGGATTTTTGGCAGGTGGGTGCAGGTTTATGGCAGCTTATCCCATTACTCCTGCTTCTGAAATTATGGAGTATCTAATTAAAAAGCTACCAGAGTTCGGTGGAACGGTTATTCAAACAGAAGATGAAATTGCTGCGGCTACGATGGCAATCGGTGCCAATTATGGAGGGGTACGTACTATAACAGCTTCCGCTGGTCCAGGATTGTCTCTAATGATGGAATCAATTGGTTTAGCTGGCATGACTGAAACTCCTTTAGTTATTGTAGACACACAGAGAGGTGGGCCTAGTACAGGTCTTCCCACAAAACAAGAACAATCAGATTTGGTGGCAATGATCTATGGAACTCATGGAGAGATTCCAAAGGTTGTTATTGCTCCAAGTACTGTAGAGGAAGCATTTCATGATGCAGTAGAAGCGTTAAATGTAGCAGATGAATATCAATGTCCAGTCATACTACTATCTGATTTGCAGCTCTCTCTTGGTAAACAAACCGTTGATCCGTTAGATTATCGTACTATAACCATTCGAAGAGGAAAAATAGATAACAAAAGACAGGTGGAGGAGCAGGATTCTAAGGAGAACATAAAGCGCTACCAAGTTACTCCTGATGGCATCTCTCCGCGTGTTTTCCCAGGAACGAAAAATGGTATATTTCATGTAACCGGTGTTGAGCATAACGAATATGGCAAACCTTCCGAATCCGCTTCGAATCGTAAGGAACAAATGGATAAACGGTTAAGAAAACTGATTCATTTGCCAGATACGTTTCCTACCCCAATTTATATGAATCAAACATGTGATGAGGCTGATCTACTTCTTATTGGTTTTAATTCAACAAGAGGGGCCCTAGAAGAAGTACAACATCAATTACAACAAGATGGATATAGTGTGAATCATGCGCAAATTCGACTTATTCATCCATTTCCCACAACTCATTTACTCCCGCTATTAAAAACAGCAAAAAAGGTAATGGTCGTGGAACATAATGCAACTGGCCAATTAGCTTCTATAATTAAGATGAACGCTGGTTTTCACGAAAAAATAGAAAGCATTACCAGTTACGATGGTACCCCTTTTTTACCTCGTGCTCTTTATCATGCATGTAAGGAGTTGTTGTAA